In the genome of Streptomyces sp. NBC_00433, the window CACATCTTCCGGCCGTGGATCTCCTCGGGGAAGGGCGGGGCCGGCGGGACGGTCAGCTCCGCGAAGAAGCCGTTCAGGTCGTCCGGCGCCTGCGGCAGGAACTCGCGGTACCAGCGCAGCACGTCGCGGATGCGGTCCAGGCTCCACAGGGTGATCCCGAGGACGACGGTGTCCACGGGGTGCAGCCCGAAGGTGAAGGACGTGACGACGCCGAAATTCCCGCCGCCGCCGCGCAGCGCCCAGAAGAGGTCCGGGTGGTCCCGCTCGTTCGCGGTGACGAAGCCGCCGTCGGCGAGCACGACGTCGGCGGACAGCAGGCTGTCCACCGTCAGGCCGTACTTGCGGGTCAGGTGACCGTGGCCGCCGCCGAGGGTCAGGCCCGACACTCCGGTCGTCGACACGATCCCGGCCGGCACCCCGAGGCCGAAGGCGTGCGCCGCGTGGTCGAGGTCGCCGATCAGGCTGCCGCCCGCGACCTCGGCGGTCCGCGCCACCGGGTCGACGCGCACGCCCCGCATCGGCGACAGGTCCACGGTGACCGCGTCGTCCACCAGGCACAGGCCGGGGCCGCTGTGCGCGCCGCCGCGGACCGCGATCTCCAGCCCCTGGTCGCGGACCGCGGTGACCGCGTCCCGCACGTCGCCCGCGTCCCTGCACCGCACGAGGGCGGCCGGCCGGCGGTCGATCATCGCGTTGTAGGCCTGCCGGGCCTCGTCGTACGCGGCGTCCTCGGCGGTGATGACCGGGCCGCGCAGCGCGGTCCTTATCCCCTGCAGCGTCGCGGCGTCCATGACGGTCTCCTTGCCGGGGCGCGGTGGGGCCCTGCTTTCCCCGCGGGGCGGCCGGTGCGGCGGCACCCCTCGCGGGCCGCACGGCAACCGGAGCGGGGCTGCTCCTCCCTTCAAGCCTCTCGCCGTACCGCCCCGCCCGCATCCCCAGCGGCCGCCCGCGCCCCCCGGAAACGGACGAGGGCCCCCAGGTCGCCTGGGGGCCCTCGGTCCGCGGCTGCGGCAGCGGGGTCACCGACCCCCGTAGCCGCCGCCGGGCTCAAGGTCCCCGATCACGCCGATCCTGATGCCGAGCCAGGGGTAGATCCGGTCGAAGAAGGCGTTGTCCTGCGGCTGGAGGCCGACCGCGGACGGCCACATCTGGAAGGCGGGCGCGTTGGAGATGCCGCCGTGCAGGCGGCGCCAGACGCGGGCCGAGGACTGGCCGGCCGGCGGCGGGGCGATCGTGTCGGTCCACTCGACCGCGTTGCCGCCCTGGTCGAGGGTGCCCCAGGGCGAGGTGGTGCGCGCCTGGCCGACGGTGGACAGGCTGCCCTGGTAGATCCGCCCGTAGGTGGCCGGGTCCAGCCCGAGCGGGTTGACCGTCGAGCAGTCCGCGGGCGGCACCTCGGCCGGGCACCAGGTCGGGGCGGGCAGGTCCGAGGCGTGGTAGGAGGCCAGCGGCTGGGTCGCGGCGTTCGTGACGTCGCCGGTGGCCGGGTCGAGCACGGTCGGCGCCGGGGCGGTCGCGTCGCCGTCGCCGAAGGTGCCGGGGTTGGTCGGGTACTTCCAGTACGAGTACGTGCCGCCGCCGTTCGGATCGTAGTAGGCGGCCTTGATCCACTCGTCCTGGCTCGGCAGGACGAAGCCGGTGCTCCGCGTGCGGGTCGCGTCGGGGCGGGCGAGGTCGTACATCCCGCGCTCGGTCGAGGCCGACAGCCGTACGGTGTAGGCGACCTGGTCGAAGCCGCCGGCGGTGGTCGTCCGCTTGGAGAGCAGCCGGCCGTTGTAGAGGGAGTTGGCGAAGCGCGCCGCCCGCAGGAAGTTCGCGAAGCCGTACGGCTTGTCCGTCCACTCGGGATGGGCCACCGCGTAGTGGTGGCCGCGCGCGGCGCCGGCGTCGAGGTCGATCTGGCCGTATCTCGGCCAGGCCGTCCCGCTCTCCGTCTCGTCGTAGAGGTCGCGGCGGTCGGCGCCGGTCGGGTCGGCGGTGTTCAGGAACGCCACCCACTGCCCGACGGTGACTTCGAGCCGCCCGATCTCGTACGGCTTCGCGACACCCCCGACCGTCAGGCAGCCGGAGCCGGCGGGCGCTTCCGCGCACGTACGGTAGACGGCGTCGGTGAACGGGACGACGCCCACCGCCGGATTGCCGGGGTCGCCGACCCCGACCGTGGTGACGGTGACGACGGAGCCGGCCGCCGGCTCCGCCGCGGGCGCCGCGGCGACCCGGCCCGCGCCGGTCAGCGCCGACACGGCGAGCAGGGCGGCGACGGCGGCCGCGGCTTTGGCGGACCCGCGCCGGACGGATCCCGCCGACCCGCGCCGACCGGATACCGGCTGAACGGTTTTCACGTGCATCGTCCACTTCCTCTGTCGAGCCGGATGGGGCGGTCAGCGGCGGTGCCGGCCTGCGGCCCGCTGCTGGAGCAGGCCGAGACCCGCAGCGCGGGCCGCGCGCCGGCCGCGATCGTGCCCGACAGGCTGATCCGGGTCCCGTCCGGCGACGCCGACACCTCGATGTCGGTGGTCCCGCCCGCGGCGACCGTCCGCACGGTCGACGTGACCCGGTAGGGCGCGACCTGCGGGCGCCAGCCGAGCTTCGCGGGCTGCCCGGGGGCGGTCGGGGTGGTCAGCAGGTCGATGACGTTGTCGTTGACGACCAGCGGCGTCGGCGTCGGGTCGAGCCCGGAGAAGGAGGTGAACAGCCGCTGGTCGACGGCCAGGTCGCCGTTCACCCGGGTGATGCCGGAGCCGCGTACCTGGCGCGCGATCCGGTCGATCCCGGCGAGCGGGTCCTCCGGGGTGAGCGTCGCCCCGGGCACGTCGTCGGCGTAGGTGTGGTCGATCGGCGTGTACGACACCGTCCCGTCGGGCGCGGTCCTGCCGCCCATGGTGAGGTCGCCCTGCCCGACCAGCACGAGATTCCCGTTCAGCACCGACCCGTCGCGGCGGCCGACCGCCTGCACGGGCGTGGTGAACCGGTGGTCGCTGCCGAGCGTGTGCCAGGCGCCCGACACGGTGACCAGCTTGGCCGTCGAGCCGGGGATGAAGAACTGGTCGGGATACCGGGAGGAGACGACCCGTCCCTTGTCGTCGAGCTCCAGCCACCCCCACGGGGCGTGCTGGTAGGCCGGCTTGGACATGATCGCGGTGATGCCGGGTCCGAGGCCGCCGCCTTGCGGAGCCACCGGTGCTGCGGCCCCCGTGGTCAGCCCCGCGGCGACGGCGGCCGCGACGGCGCCGCCCCAGCCACGCCGGCGGCTGCGGCCGGTCTGCTGCCTCTGCTGCTTCTGGTCGTGCTGTTTGCGGAACACGGCCGCACATATACCGCGCAGCCGCGGCCGCGCTCCCGGCCCGAGCGCCGTTTCACCCGCCCGGCGGCTTCGGCGCCCGCGCACGCCGTGCCGCCGGGCCAGAACCGGTCGGTACGCCCCCCGGGCCGGGCGCGTCCCGGGTGGGCGGCTCGGCCTGGGCGGGCGCCGGCTCAGGCGCGGAGGTCGAAGCCGGGGTCCGCCGCGGTGGGCGCGGTCTCCTGCGGCTCGGTCGCGGCGGCGGCCCCCTGGGAGGGGGCGTCGAGGGCCGGGTCATCGGCGGTCGCCGCGGGATCGGCGACGCAGGTCGGGCCCGGGGCGAGCAGGCCGGACGCCCACCCTCCGTTGATGGACTCCTGGCCGATCATCGGGTGGTTCTGGTGCTGTCCCAGGGCGCAGTAGTACGCCACCGCGGGGCTGATCGGGGCCGCGTAGGCCTGTCCTGCCAGGCCGCCGCCGAGGCCGACCACCGCCGCCGTCGCCGCCGTCAGCGCCGCCAGGCGCCCGCGCATGCTGCTGTCCATTACGACCGCTCCCGTCCGTGAACCATTCATGACTACCGCGAGCAACGCTCAGATGATCGCGGTGACGGGGGGCAACCGTCCGTCCCGACACGGCGGCTTCCCGCGAGAGCACCCGATGGCGGTACGCCGGGCGACACTCGCGCACAACACTTTCGAACGATCCAGACCGTCGGGACGATGGGGACCATGGGGACCATCCGGCCCGTACGCGCCATCAGAACCGTGCATACCAACCGAACCAGGCGAACCATCAGAACCAGGCGAAAAAGCGTGCCGCCTACATCTGTTCACCCGGAGGTCCACTCCCGCGACGGCCGGAAGCCCTAGCGTCGTCGGTCATGGACATGGAGCGCAGCGGCACAGCGGGCATGACACGTCGGGGACTCATCGTGGGGGCGGTCGCCGCCGCGGGAGCGGCCGCGGGCGGGGGCACCGCCTTCGCCGCCGGCGGCAAGCACGACGGCGGCGGCCAGGGGCAGGGCCCGGGGCACGCGCCGGGGAAGGGCCCGGCGGCCTTCAAGCCGCCGGCCTACCGGCTGACCGTCGACGGGGAGTCGGTGATCAGCAGCCGGGTGGACCACCCGGTCGCGCCCGGCATCGCGCTGACCTCCTTCGACGTCTTCGGGCGTACGGGCTGGCTGCGGGCGCACGTGCTCAACGCCGACCTCGGCGAGGCGACGGTCGACCTGGTCGCGGACAAGGTCAGCGACCCTCGGGCGCTCAAGGGCGCCACGGACGGGCAGCACGCGGTGGCAGCGGTCAACGGGGACTACTTCGACATCACCGAGACCTTCGCCGCCGAGGGTCCGGAGATCCAGGGCGGGCGGCTGCGCAAGGGGACCAGCCGGTCCTCGACGGTCATGGCGGTCGGCGCCGACCGGGTGGCGCGGCTCGCCGACCTGATGATCGCCGGCACGGTCACGGTGGCCGGCGCCGCGAAGCCGCTGGCCGCGCTCAACTCGGCCTCGACGCCCGCCGACGGCGTCGCCGTCTTCACCCCGCTGTGGGGCCACGCGGACCGCACGCTGCTCCAGGACCCGGGGCCGTACACCGAACTCGTCGTCGCCGAAGGCCTGGTGACCGCCGTCAACGGGCGGATCACCGCGACGCCGGTGCCCGCCGACGGGCTGATCGTGCTGGGACGCGGCGCCGCCGCGGGCCAGTTGGCCGGGACGCGTATCGGCGACGCCGTCGGCGTGGACTTCGCGCCGCGGAGCGACGCGCCCGGCGCGCTGCGGATGGCGCTGGGCAGCGGCTCGGTGCTGGTCGAGGGCGGCACGCCGGTGGACTTCCCGCCGAGCACCGGCAATGACGCGCCCAAGCCGCGTACCGCGGTGGGCTGGCCGGCCGGCGGCCACCGGCTGCTGCTGGTGGCGGTCGACGGGTCCTCGAACTTCTCCGCGGGCCTCAGCTTCGACGACATGGCCGAGCTGATGGCCCGACTCGGCGCGGACGAGGCCTTCATGCTGGACGGCGGCGGCTCCACCGAGATCGTCGCCCGGCTCCCCGGCGACACCGCGGTCGGCGTCGTCAACACGCCCTCGGACGGCGCCGAGCGCCCGGTGCCCAACGGTGTCGGCCTGTTCGGCCGCCCCGGCTCCGGACAGCTCAAGGGCCTCGACGTCCGGCCGCGGGCCGACCGGGTCGTCCCCGGGCTCACCGTGGACGTCGCGGCCGCCGGCTACGACGAGGCGTGGGGTCCCGCCGCGACCGCCGGGCACCAGGTCGACTGGACGGCCGAGCCCGGTTCGCTCGGCAAGGTCAGCGGCGGCGTCTTCCGCGCCCGGCGCTCCGGCGCGGGCGTCCTGCGGGCACACGCGGGTGCCGCGGACGGCGAGCACGCGCTGCGGGTGCTCGGCGACCTGCACCGGCTGGCCTTCACCGACCGTACGGTCACCCTCGACCCGGGCGCCTCGGCGACCGTCATGCTGACCGGTTACGACGCGGACGGCTTCGACGCGCCCGTGGCGCCGCGCGATGTGGCGCTCGACTACGACACGTCCGTGATCACGGTGGTGGCCGGCGAGGACGGCCTGACGGTGACCGGCGCGGCCGACGGGGGCGGCACGTCGGCGACGCTCACCGCGACGGTGCAGGGCGTGACGGCGAAGCTGCCGGTGACGGTCGGCCTGATCGACGTGCCGCTGGCCGGCTTCGAGCCCGGCGACACATGGACGGCGCTGGCCGCGCGCGGTACGGCGTCGGTCGCGGTGGTCGCCGCCCCGGACCGCCCCGGCGCGGCCGCGGACAACCACGCGCTGCGGCTGACGTACGACTTCACCGGGCAGGGCAGCACCTCGGCGGCCTACGCGGTCAAGTCGCCCGGCCCGGTCACGCTGCCGGTCGGCACCAAGAAGCTCGCGCTGTGGGTCAACGGCGACGGCGGGAACCACTGGCTGCGCGCGATGCTCTCCTCGCAGGGCACCACCAACGTGCCGTTCACCTTCGCCACCACCGTCGACTGGACGGGCTGGCGCCGCGTTGTCGGCGACATACCGGCCGGCTTCTCCGACCCGGTGACGCTCCTGCGCCTCTACATCGCGGAGACCTCGCAGACCAACAAGAACGCCGGGCAGCTGGACTTCGACGGCCTCGCCGCCCAGGTCGGCC includes:
- a CDS encoding FAD-binding oxidoreductase, which encodes MDAATLQGIRTALRGPVITAEDAAYDEARQAYNAMIDRRPAALVRCRDAGDVRDAVTAVRDQGLEIAVRGGAHSGPGLCLVDDAVTVDLSPMRGVRVDPVARTAEVAGGSLIGDLDHAAHAFGLGVPAGIVSTTGVSGLTLGGGHGHLTRKYGLTVDSLLSADVVLADGGFVTANERDHPDLFWALRGGGGNFGVVTSFTFGLHPVDTVVLGITLWSLDRIRDVLRWYREFLPQAPDDLNGFFAELTVPPAPPFPEEIHGRKMCGVVWCLTGDPAAAEMALAVVDEPAPPDFHFTAPMPYPAVQSMFDGLLPPGLQWYWRGDFFDRVTDDAVEVHAAFAERMPAGLSTMHMYPVDGAAHQVDPAATAWAYRDAVWSGIVAGIDPDPANAGAIRQWCVDYWEALHPQSMGGGYVNFMGTDESQGRVKATYREHYDRLADVKRTYDPGNFFHANQNIAPA
- a CDS encoding D-alanyl-D-alanine carboxypeptidase → MFRKQHDQKQQRQQTGRSRRRGWGGAVAAAVAAGLTTGAAAPVAPQGGGLGPGITAIMSKPAYQHAPWGWLELDDKGRVVSSRYPDQFFIPGSTAKLVTVSGAWHTLGSDHRFTTPVQAVGRRDGSVLNGNLVLVGQGDLTMGGRTAPDGTVSYTPIDHTYADDVPGATLTPEDPLAGIDRIARQVRGSGITRVNGDLAVDQRLFTSFSGLDPTPTPLVVNDNVIDLLTTPTAPGQPAKLGWRPQVAPYRVTSTVRTVAAGGTTDIEVSASPDGTRISLSGTIAAGARPALRVSACSSSGPQAGTAADRPIRLDRGSGRCT
- a CDS encoding phosphodiester glycosidase family protein, which codes for MDMERSGTAGMTRRGLIVGAVAAAGAAAGGGTAFAAGGKHDGGGQGQGPGHAPGKGPAAFKPPAYRLTVDGESVISSRVDHPVAPGIALTSFDVFGRTGWLRAHVLNADLGEATVDLVADKVSDPRALKGATDGQHAVAAVNGDYFDITETFAAEGPEIQGGRLRKGTSRSSTVMAVGADRVARLADLMIAGTVTVAGAAKPLAALNSASTPADGVAVFTPLWGHADRTLLQDPGPYTELVVAEGLVTAVNGRITATPVPADGLIVLGRGAAAGQLAGTRIGDAVGVDFAPRSDAPGALRMALGSGSVLVEGGTPVDFPPSTGNDAPKPRTAVGWPAGGHRLLLVAVDGSSNFSAGLSFDDMAELMARLGADEAFMLDGGGSTEIVARLPGDTAVGVVNTPSDGAERPVPNGVGLFGRPGSGQLKGLDVRPRADRVVPGLTVDVAAAGYDEAWGPAATAGHQVDWTAEPGSLGKVSGGVFRARRSGAGVLRAHAGAADGEHALRVLGDLHRLAFTDRTVTLDPGASATVMLTGYDADGFDAPVAPRDVALDYDTSVITVVAGEDGLTVTGAADGGGTSATLTATVQGVTAKLPVTVGLIDVPLAGFEPGDTWTALAARGTASVAVVAAPDRPGAAADNHALRLTYDFTGQGSTSAAYAVKSPGPVTLPVGTKKLALWVNGDGGNHWLRAMLSSQGTTNVPFTFATTVDWTGWRRVVGDIPAGFSDPVTLLRLYIAETSQTNKNAGQLDFDGLAAQVGRQPDLAEPPQPDPYVVEQGELPDRRWTFAVLSDLHISAAAGLDSFSGRQAVAALGQVVAAKPDFILINGDFVDNNTPADFDLADGLLRDHVPAGLPVHWTPGNHEAGLSATGGLDTFLSVTGRPNKQVLDHKGTRFILLDSHTGDMRTSDWSQVPLLQAELAKAADDRSVTGVVVSFHHPLHDPSGAEASQLSDQLEAGLLQRWLADFRERSGKPVALFTGHAHTASVSRADGVLDVTTPAVGKTPYSSPDQGGFFGWMHIAVDPHPARIRAGRPSPETRDWLQAESRPLIDGIDLSAPARLAVGASAAVAATGITSEFGLRFPLRFPASVTWSGSHGLAVAATPADARSARREPATLAVLDLPTSTLTALRPGHITLTVTAGGLSASSDIPLT